AATATTGTTTGCCGGAGCGGAGGAAGCCAGTGCTTAACAGGCAGTTTAGGGGGCGGCGCAAGCCGCCCTGTTTTAAAGTTAAAAGAGCGGCAGCGGTTTTTAAAGTATTTATGCCCATAATTTTTGCGTCCCCTTTGCGTACTTAGAGTACTTTGCGGTTAAACGCGGTTTTTCCGTCGCCGCAGTGTTTGCAATGCAGGAGGTAGTTTTACTTGATTGATAGAATACCACCCCAGAGTCTTGAAGCCGAGCAAGCCGTGCTTGGCGGTATGCTGATAGAACGTGAGGCGATTTCGAAAGTAGCTGAATTTTTACGTCCGGAAGATTTTTACCGGGAAGCGCACCGCCTGATATTTGGTGCAATGCAGGATTTGTTTAACAAAAATGAGCCGGTGGATTTAGTTACGGTTACAGAGTTTTTGCGGAAAGCGGATAAGCTGGAAAATGCCGGCGGTATCGCCTATATAACCTCGCTCGCCAATAGTGTGCCAACAGCGGCAAATATTACCTATCATGGTAAAATTGTTGAAGAAAAATCGCTGCTGCGCCAATTGATCAATTCGGCGACCAACATTGCCGGTATGGGCTATGAGGCTAGTGAAGAAGTGGCCAATATCCTGGACAAGGCTGAGAAAATGATTCTGGAGGTATCGGGGCGAAAAATCAGCGGTGACTTTACACCGATAAAAAGCATTATTTTTGATGCTTTTAGTAAGATTGAGCAGCTTTATGCTTCAAAAGGCGGCATCACCGGACTGGCGTCAGGGTTTAAGGATTTGGACCGTCTGACTTCAGGCTTGCAGGCTTCCGACCTTATCTTAATTGCCGCCCGCCCCAGTATGGGCAAAACGGCCTTTACGCTGAATATTGCCGCCAATATTGCGATTAGAGAGCAGAAGGCAGTGGCTTTCTTTAGCCTTGAAATGTCCAAGGAGCAACTGGTGCAGCGGATGCTGTGCGCCGAGGCTTCGATTGACTCGCAGCGTCTGAGGATTGGCGAACTGGAGGACCGGGATTGGTCAAAACTGATCAGCGCCGCCGACCGGTTGTCCTCAGCGCCCATTTTTATTGACGATACGCCGGGGATTACGGTAATGGAAATGCGTTCTAAAGCCAGACGCTTAAAGATTGAACATGATTTGAAATTAATTATCATTGACTATTTGCAGCTTATGCAGGGCAGTGGCGGCAAAGGCGGAGAAAACCGTCAACAAGAAATTTCCGAAATTTCCCGGTCGCTGAAAGCCTTGGCCAGAGAAGTGAATGTCCCGGTGATTGCATTGTCCCAGCTAAGCCGCAGTGTTGAGTCCCGCCAGGTCAAAAAACCAATGCTAAGCGATCTGCGCGAATCAGGCTCATTAGAACAGGATGCAGATATCGTGGCCTTTTTGTACCGGGAGGATTATTATAATCCTGATACGGAAAATAAAAATATTACTGAAGTAATCATTGCCAAACACCGCAATGGACCGGTGGATACGGTGCAGCTCTTCTTTCACAAACAATTTACCAAGTTTATTGATTTGTCGCACCGGCCGGGCTAGGTACAAATACCGGCACGGGGTATGCCAACTTTTTCTAAGCGGTATCCGCCAACCGGGTACCGCTTAGTTTTATTGACAACAGGGAGTGAAGGGCGATGACCGATAAATTTATTTACCTATTGATGATTTTGGGCGCCATATTTGGTCAGGGGCATTTATTGCCGGGAAATTTGCAGTACAGGAGTTTCCGCCGTTTGCCTTAACTTTTTTGCGCTTTTTGTTTGCCCTGCCGCTGATCTTTGGGCTGCTGTATTGGCGCGAGCCTGGCAATTTGGCGCCGCGGAGCGGGCAATGGCGGCCGCTGGTTGTACTGGGCTTGATTGGTACCTTTGGTTATCACGCACTGTTTTTCATTGCGCTTAACCACACGACAGCCATTAATTCAGCGCTGATTGGAGCAATGAACCCAATGATTACCATGCTGCTGGCCGCGCTGTTCTTTCAGGAAGGGCTGTCGGTGAAACAAGTGTATTGGTGCGTCCCGCACCGCCAGCTTTATCAATTTAGTACCCGCCTTTACCATTGCCCAGTCAGTGGTCTTTTTGGGAGAATCGGTGACGGCGCTTAAACTGGCCGGCGCCGCTACCCATCATGGCGGTGTCTACCTGGCAATTGGGCGGGATAAATAGTTCTATATGTAGGACAATAGAGAATTACCGGCATAATAGTATCAGTCTGGTTGTGTGTAATAACGATGGCCTTTGCTGAAAAACCCGAACATTAAATTGAATCAACAGCAGTAATATTCGAAAAAAGCCATTGACATCAGGCCTGGCTAAATGCTATGATATTCAAGGGAAAAAATGTTATAAACCCTTACAGACTCAAATAGCGGTCAAAGCCGGTTTGAGTTATTTTTGTGACACAGGGTAAACTATTGCGGCAAGGCGGCAATGTTCTTGCAATAGGACTGCGATGCTTTGTAAGGAGGATTATCAATGATTGAACGTTATACCTATCCTGAAATGGGCAAAATATGGACTGATGAAAATGAATTTAAAACTATGCTGGATATTGAAATCTATGCCTGCGAAATTATGGCCGAAATTGGTCAAATTCCGGCGGAAGCAGTTCCAGTGATCAGAGAACGGGCCAAATTCGATGTTGGCCGCATTCGTGAGATTGAAAAAGAAACTCATCACGATATTTTGGCATTTTTGACGGCAGTAGCCGAAAATGTGGGTGATGAATCAAAATATATCCATATGGGTCTGACCTCCAGTGACGTTAAGGATACCGCATTAGGCGCCATGATGAAGCAGGCGGCCGATATTATTTTAGCTGATCTTGAGCAATTCCGGTCGGTTTTGCGCCGCCGGGCCGCCGAGCACAAATATACGGTAATGATTGGCCGTACCCATGGTATTCATGCGGAGCCGCTTACCTTGGGCCTGAAGTTTGCGTTGTGGCTGGATGAGATTGAACGCAATATTGAACGGATGAAAAAGGCCAGGGAGATTGTCGCCATTGGTAAGCTGTCCGGGGCAGTTGGCACATACGCTAATATTGATCCCCGGATTGAAACGTATGTTTGTGAAAAAATGGGGATAGCGGCCGCCAAGCTGGCTACTCAGGTGATCCAGCGGGACCGCCACGCTGAGTTTATGTCAACATTGGCGATTATTGCCAGCTCGCTGGAGAAATTTGCTACCGAAATCCGCAATCTGCAGCGGACTGATATTCGCGAAGTTGAGGAATATTTTCATCCGGGGCAAAAGGGCTCATCAGCTATGCCGCATAAACGAAATCCAATCACCTGCGAGCGGGTCGCCGGTCTGGCGCGGGTAGTGCGGGGCAATGCAATGGCGGCGCTGGAAAATGTTGCTTTATGGCACGAGCGGGATATTACCCATTCCTCAGTTGAACGGGTAATTTTACCGGACAGTACAATCTTAGTCGATTATTGCCTCCGCAAATTTACCGGCATTGTTGATAAACTATTGGTTTATCCGGAGGCGATGAAAGCCAATATTGAAAAAACCGGCGGGCTGATTTTTAGCCAGCGGTTGCTGCTGGCCCTGGTGGACAAAGGGGTTCTGCGTGAAACGGCGTACCGCTGGGTACAACGTAATGCTATGGCCAAATGGATGGATGGCGCTGATTTTAAAACAAATGTCATCAAAGATACCGATATTAAAGAATACTTAACGACAGCAGAGATTGAAGCTTGTTTTGAATACTCCCATTATTTGCGTCATGTGGATACCATCATGGCAAGATTTGGTCTCTAAATAGATATCAAGGCTAGGGCAGCCTGTAAATCCCAGCCAATTAAAAGAGGTGGAAGTTTATGTCGGCAATCGTAGTCATTGGCACCCAATGGGGTGATGAAGGAAAAGGCAAGATTGTGGATTATTTAGCCGAGAAGGCTGATGTGGTAGTCCGCTATCAGGGCGGCAATAATGCCGGCCATACCGTTGTTGTTGATGGAAATGAGTTTAAGTTGCAATTGTTGCCCTCAGGGATTTTGTATCGGAATAAACGCTGCGTCATTGGCAATGGCGTGGTGGTAGATCCGGCTGTTCTCATTACCGAGATTGAGCGCATGGTGGAAAAGGGGATCGACCCGTCCGGACTGCGTATTTCCAACCGGGCGCATGTAATCATGCCTTATCACCGGTTGCTGGATGCGGTAGAAGAAGAATATCGCGGCGATTTCAAAATAGGCACCACCAAGCGGGGCATTGGTCCCTGCTATATGGATAAAAATGCCCGGAGCGGCATTCGAATGGTTGATCTGCTGGACGAAGAAGAATTCAGCGCTAAGCTGGAACGTAATCTGGAAGCCAAAAATCATTTGCTGAGAGCAGTATATAATGAAGCCGGTTTTGATTTTGAGGCAGTTAAGGCGGAGTATCTGGGTTACGCTGAAAAGCTGCGTCCTTATGTTACCGACACTTCGACGGTGCTTAATCAGGCAATTGACGCCGGACAAAAAGTACTGTTCGAAGGCGCTCAGGCTACCTTGCTGGATTTGGATCATGGCACTTATCCGTATGTTACGTCGTCGCATCCCATTGCCGGAGGGGCCTGCATCGGGGCCGGAATCGGGCCAAGCAAGATTAGTAAAGTGATTGGCGTGGTGAAGGCTTATACCACCAGAGTGGGTGAGGGGCCGTTCCCAACGGAGCTGTTGGATGCAACCGGTGACGAAATTAGAACGCAAGGCCGTGAGTTTGGGACTGTTACCGGCAGGCCGCGTCGCTGCGGCTGGCTGGATGCCTGCGTTGTCCGTTATGCCGGCAACCTGAGCAGTATTGACTATATGGCCATTACCCGGCTGGACATTCTGGATAAACTTAAGACATTGAAAATTTGCGTCGGCTATCAATACAAAGGCCGGCAGCTTAACGAATTTCCAGCCAGCCTAAAGGTTTTATCCGAAGTCGAGCCAGTGTATGAAGAGTTTGAAGGCTGGCAGACCGATATCAGCGGGATTCGCAGCTATGCTGATTTACCGGCTAACGCGCGCCGGTATGTGGAACGTTTAAGTGAAGTTACCGGAATTAAAATCGGCATTGTATCGGTTGGTCCGGGTCGGGATCAGACAATGATTTTACACGAAATGTTTCAATAAATTTTAGACAAAGAGCCGTCTGTTTTGGTAACAGGCGGTTACTTTATTGGCTGATACTCTTGCAGGATACAAAGGAAAAGAAGGAATTTTATGGATGAGCATAAAAAAGCAGTATTGTTTTTAGTATTGGCTGCAGTTCTTTGGAGTATGGGGGGAGTGCTAATCAAGCTGATTGACTGGAATCCTATGGCGATTGCAGGATTGCGCGGGGCAATTGCCGCTATCGTTATTGGCGCGGCGTTCAGGCCGCAGCGCCTGGCATTTTCGCGAGTCCAGTGGACCGGGGCGGCGGCGTATTGCAGCACCGTCTGTTGTTTTGTTGTTGCAACCAAATTAACCACAGCGGCAAACGCCATTCTGCTGCAATATACCGCTCCCGTCTTTGTCGCTCTCCTGGGAGGCTGGCTATTGGGCGAGAAAACCACCAGCCGGGACTGGTGTACAATAGGGACAGTGTTGACCGGCATGGTTTTTTTCTTTTTTGACCAAATAGCGGGAGGCGCGATGCTGGGCAATTTGCTGGCCATTGCCGCCGGGATCAGTTTTGCGGTTTTTATTGTCATCATGCGCATGCAAAAAGACGGAGCGCCATACGGCTCGGTTTTACTGGGCAATATCCTGGCTTTTTTGATCAGCCTTCCTTTCTTGGGAGGTTTAGCGGTGACTGCGCAAAATCTAACGGCGATTTTTTTGCTGGGGGTATTTCAGTTAGGGCTGGGATATGTGCTTTATTCCTGGGCTATCCGGCAGGTTAATGCACTCCAGGCTGTTCTTATTACCACCATTGAACCAATACTAAATCCGGTATGGGTTTTTGTGCTGCTGGGAGAGTTGCCGGGGAAGTATGCCCTGCTTGGCGGCCTGATTGTGATTTCGGCCATTATTGTCCGTTATTATCTGGATTCGGTACGCACCCTAAAGCGGGGCGTCAGTGTATAAAACGGTTTTTGTCGAAGTTTGCAACAATACCCGTTGACATATATAGTTTAATAATTTATAATTATATCTTGTGAGCATGATCCACTAGCTCAGTCGGTAGAGCACCTGACTTTTAATCAGGGTGTCCCGCGTTCGAGTCGCGGGTGGATCACCAGAAAATTAAAGCCTCGCCGGACCTAGCTTCCGGGAGGCTTTTTGTTTTTTACAACAACCATACAACAATGCAAGCGGAGAAGGCCCCGGAGCGCGGATTAATGATACTGCGCTCCGGGGCCTTTATTGTTCATCCTGCCGGTTCCCTGTCAGGGCTGCTTGGCTTTATACCAGGCCGCATACATGGTTGGCAGTACCAGGAGCGTCAACACAGTGGCGCCAAACAGTCCGCCGGCAATAGCGATGGCCATCGGTCCCCAAAAGACGCTGGAAACAAGAGGAATCATGCCGAGTATGGCGGCTGCTGCGGTTAAGAGAATGGGACGGAAGCGGGCGACGGTAGCGTTGATAATGGCATCCCATAGGGGTTCTCCGGCTTGGAGCTGCTGTTCAATCTGGTCGATGAGAATGACTGAGTTGCGCATAATAATACCGGCCAGTGCCAGCAGACCAAGCTGCACGACAAAGCCCATAGGGCGCCCGGTCAGCAGTAATCCGAGGCTGACACCAATAATGCCAAGCGGAGCCGTTAAGAGAGTCAGCACCATTTTAGGGATGCTTTGCAGCTGGAACATGAGTAAAGTCATGATGATGAATATCATCACCGGTACTGGCTGCATCAGCCAGTTGGTGGCTTTGATGCTCATTTCCATGGGACCGCCGATTTCGATGCTGTAGCCGGGCGGCAGGGAGGCCCGGAGTTCTTTTAGGTTATCGTAGGCCGCTTTGCTGGCATCGTTCCCCATTACGCCTTCAATTGTATTGGCCTGGACGGTAATTGTGGGTTTCAGGTCCCGGCGCCAGATAAGGCCTTCTTCCGACTCGTAGCTGATTTTGGCGATTTGATCCAGCGGAATGTACTTGCCGTTGCCGATGTGGATATTGAGGTCTTTGATTCGGGAAAGGTCCTCGCGATTGGCCTGATCAACGCGGAAATCAATGCTGACGGTTTTATCTTTTTCCCGGAATTGGGTAATGGTAGTGCCGGACAGCAGGGCCTGGAGGCTTGAGGACAGGGTCTGGCTGTCAAGGCCCAGCATGCGGGCCTTGTCCTGGTCGATGGAAAGATGCATGACTTTGCTTTTCTCATTCCAGTCCAGATTAATGCCGGTCAGCTGGGGATTGGCTGCCATGCTGTCCTGCACCTGGCGGGCAATGGCCCGGACTTTATCATGGTCGGAGCCGCTGACCCGGAGCATGACCGGGTAGGGGTCGGAAGGGCCGGTTTTAATCAGTTTGATGTTGCCGCGCACGTTGGGAAATTCGCTGGCCAATAGGGTGTGGGCTTTTTGCGATAATTCGGTGCGGGCCCGTAAATCTTTGGCCGTGAGAATGAATTGGGCGAAGTTGCTGTTGGGCATGGTAGGTTCGGCGGTTAACACGAACCGTGGTGCTCCCTGGCCTACGTAATAGGTGTAATTGATAACATTGTCGTCAGCGGCGAAGTTCTGGGCGAACCGTTCCGCCTCCTGCTGAGTCGCCTGCAGGGAGGATCCCTCCGGCAGTTGCAGTTCCACAATTAATTCCGGCCGGGTGGAGGCCGGGAAGAATTCCTGTTTGACCAGTCCAAGTAAGAGAATGGAACCTACAAAACAGGCAACAGTAGCTGTCAGGACTTTTTTGCGGTGGGTAAGGCAGCCGGTTAATAGTTTTTTAAACATCCGGTAAAACCGGGTATCGTAAACATCGTGACCGGGTGTATTACCGGCTGGAGGAATTTTTATCAGGTTATAGCCCAGCAGGG
This portion of the Dendrosporobacter quercicolus genome encodes:
- a CDS encoding efflux RND transporter permease subunit, encoding MKPFNLTEWALNHKQLVYYFIVVIFLGGVFSYQNLGRMEDPDFTIRQMLVTVNWPGATARQMEEQVTDKIEKKLQDTPGLDYLKSYSRPGQSIIYVVLKDDAVTESQIRPIWLEVRNMVNDIKATLPQGVDGPYFNDRFDDVYGCVYALTGDGYTYEELREKAETTRRTLLGVPGVKKIELIGVQTEKIYIEMETTKLAQLGITPAGITNAVQAQNAMAPSGMLETVSDNVYLRITGMFENLDDLRNVPIRAGGHTFRLGDIAKIERSYIEPPDAQMYYNGQPAVGLALSMEKGGNILVLGQNLDKILSQIAKDLPAGLELNTVANQPNVVKSSIDEFVKSLLEAVIIVLVVSFISLGMRSGIIVTLCIPLVITGVFVAMQSLEIDLHKISLGALIIALGLLVDDAIIVIEMMIVKLEQGWSRLDAACYAYSSTAFPRLTGALITCAGFIPVGFSKGSASEFLASIFFVVTIALLLSWIVAGMVTPLLGYNLIKIPPAGNTPGHDVYDTRFYRMFKKLLTGCLTHRKKVLTATVACFVGSILLLGLVKQEFFPASTRPELIVELQLPEGSSLQATQQEAERFAQNFAADDNVINYTYYVGQGAPRFVLTAEPTMPNSNFAQFILTAKDLRARTELSQKAHTLLASEFPNVRGNIKLIKTGPSDPYPVMLRVSGSDHDKVRAIARQVQDSMAANPQLTGINLDWNEKSKVMHLSIDQDKARMLGLDSQTLSSSLQALLSGTTITQFREKDKTVSIDFRVDQANREDLSRIKDLNIHIGNGKYIPLDQIAKISYESEEGLIWRRDLKPTITVQANTIEGVMGNDASKAAYDNLKELRASLPPGYSIEIGGPMEMSIKATNWLMQPVPVMIFIIMTLLMFQLQSIPKMVLTLLTAPLGIIGVSLGLLLTGRPMGFVVQLGLLALAGIIMRNSVILIDQIEQQLQAGEPLWDAIINATVARFRPILLTAAAAILGMIPLVSSVFWGPMAIAIAGGLFGATVLTLLVLPTMYAAWYKAKQP
- a CDS encoding DMT family transporter — its product is MWSGAFIAGKFAVQEFPPFALTFLRFLFALPLIFGLLYWREPGNLAPRSGQWRPLVVLGLIGTFGYHALFFIALNHTTAINSALIGAMNPMITMLLAALFFQEGLSVKQVYWCVPHRQLYQFSTRLYHCPVSGLFGRIGDGA
- the dnaB gene encoding replicative DNA helicase yields the protein MIDRIPPQSLEAEQAVLGGMLIEREAISKVAEFLRPEDFYREAHRLIFGAMQDLFNKNEPVDLVTVTEFLRKADKLENAGGIAYITSLANSVPTAANITYHGKIVEEKSLLRQLINSATNIAGMGYEASEEVANILDKAEKMILEVSGRKISGDFTPIKSIIFDAFSKIEQLYASKGGITGLASGFKDLDRLTSGLQASDLILIAARPSMGKTAFTLNIAANIAIREQKAVAFFSLEMSKEQLVQRMLCAEASIDSQRLRIGELEDRDWSKLISAADRLSSAPIFIDDTPGITVMEMRSKARRLKIEHDLKLIIIDYLQLMQGSGGKGGENRQQEISEISRSLKALAREVNVPVIALSQLSRSVESRQVKKPMLSDLRESGSLEQDADIVAFLYREDYYNPDTENKNITEVIIAKHRNGPVDTVQLFFHKQFTKFIDLSHRPG
- the purB gene encoding adenylosuccinate lyase, with protein sequence MIERYTYPEMGKIWTDENEFKTMLDIEIYACEIMAEIGQIPAEAVPVIRERAKFDVGRIREIEKETHHDILAFLTAVAENVGDESKYIHMGLTSSDVKDTALGAMMKQAADIILADLEQFRSVLRRRAAEHKYTVMIGRTHGIHAEPLTLGLKFALWLDEIERNIERMKKAREIVAIGKLSGAVGTYANIDPRIETYVCEKMGIAAAKLATQVIQRDRHAEFMSTLAIIASSLEKFATEIRNLQRTDIREVEEYFHPGQKGSSAMPHKRNPITCERVAGLARVVRGNAMAALENVALWHERDITHSSVERVILPDSTILVDYCLRKFTGIVDKLLVYPEAMKANIEKTGGLIFSQRLLLALVDKGVLRETAYRWVQRNAMAKWMDGADFKTNVIKDTDIKEYLTTAEIEACFEYSHYLRHVDTIMARFGL
- a CDS encoding DMT family transporter is translated as MDEHKKAVLFLVLAAVLWSMGGVLIKLIDWNPMAIAGLRGAIAAIVIGAAFRPQRLAFSRVQWTGAAAYCSTVCCFVVATKLTTAANAILLQYTAPVFVALLGGWLLGEKTTSRDWCTIGTVLTGMVFFFFDQIAGGAMLGNLLAIAAGISFAVFIVIMRMQKDGAPYGSVLLGNILAFLISLPFLGGLAVTAQNLTAIFLLGVFQLGLGYVLYSWAIRQVNALQAVLITTIEPILNPVWVFVLLGELPGKYALLGGLIVISAIIVRYYLDSVRTLKRGVSV
- a CDS encoding adenylosuccinate synthase, with the protein product MSAIVVIGTQWGDEGKGKIVDYLAEKADVVVRYQGGNNAGHTVVVDGNEFKLQLLPSGILYRNKRCVIGNGVVVDPAVLITEIERMVEKGIDPSGLRISNRAHVIMPYHRLLDAVEEEYRGDFKIGTTKRGIGPCYMDKNARSGIRMVDLLDEEEFSAKLERNLEAKNHLLRAVYNEAGFDFEAVKAEYLGYAEKLRPYVTDTSTVLNQAIDAGQKVLFEGAQATLLDLDHGTYPYVTSSHPIAGGACIGAGIGPSKISKVIGVVKAYTTRVGEGPFPTELLDATGDEIRTQGREFGTVTGRPRRCGWLDACVVRYAGNLSSIDYMAITRLDILDKLKTLKICVGYQYKGRQLNEFPASLKVLSEVEPVYEEFEGWQTDISGIRSYADLPANARRYVERLSEVTGIKIGIVSVGPGRDQTMILHEMFQ